From the genome of Leptotrichia sp. oral taxon 847:
CAAAGAGTATTCATCGAAACTGTTGTTTCAATCGACAAACCATCGGTTGAATTTGAAATTGAAAAAGATGCAGAAAATTTGGATGGATTAAATTTTGTGGCAGGAAAAACTCTGGATTATGTAAATAAAAAAGCGAGAGACGGAGTTGTTTTAGCTCACGTTGATGGTGGAGTACCTAATCTAGCGGTAAATATTCCTGAATCAACTCCTTATCATTTAGGATATGCTTTTTATTTCTTTGAAAAAGCGTGTGGAGTAAGTGGATATGTGTTGGGTGTTAATCCATTTGATCAACCAGGAGTGGAAGCTTACAAGAAAAATATGTTTGCATTACTTGGAAAACCTGGATATGAAGAAGCTGGAAAAGAATTGGAAGCAAAGTTAAAAGAAATGAAATAAATAAAAAATTTTTTTAAAAAATAAATGTGGTAAAAAAGAGTTATTTTTTAGTAAAAAAAATAAAAAATAACTTTTTTTTTGTGGATTTTAAAAATAGCTTGATTTTTTATAAAAAAGATGTAAAATATATTTAGGATAGGTGTAATATTAATTTTAAAATTGGTTTAATTGTTAAATTATTCATTGGAAAATTTAATTGAAAGTAATTTAAAGATAAATAATAAAATATATTTATGAGAAATAAATAAAAGGAGTTAATGGTGACAAAAGAAAATTTATGGAAAAACTATTCCGAAGGAAAAAAATCAAAAGTATTTGAATTTGCCGAAGAATATAAAAAATATTTGGATTTGGCAAAAACGGAAAGAGAATTTGTAGTAGTAACAGAAAAAGGACTTAAAGAAAATGGTTTTATTGATATAAATGAAAAAGAGATTTTGAAAGCGGGAGATAAAGTTTATTTTAATAATAGAGATAAAAATCTTATTGCGATAATTATTGGAAAAGAAGATATAAAAAATGGAATTAATATGGTTGTTTCGCATCTGGACTCACCCAGACTTGATTTGAAGCCAAATCCGATTAAGGAAGTAGAAGAATTTGCGCTATTAAATACACATTATTATGGAGGAATAAAGAAATATCAATGGGCTTCAACTCCACTTGCACTGCACGGAGTAATTTATCTAAAAGATGGTACAAAAATAACTTTGTCAATTGGTGAAAAAGAAGGAGAAGCAGTATTTTGCGTACCTGATATTTTACCACATTTAGCTCGTAAAGTACAAGGGGAAAGAAAAGCGTCAGACGTAATAAAAGGCGAGGAATTAAAACTGCTTTTCGGGAATACGCCTGTAAAGGATAAAGATGTTGATAAAAAAGTAAAACAGTGGGTTTTGAATAAATTAAAAGAAAAATATGGAATAGAAGAAGATGACTTTTTTACGGCGGAATTAGAAATTGTTCCAGCTGGTAAATTAAAAGATGTGGGACTTGACAAAACTATGGTAGGTGGCTATGGACAAGATGACAGAATCTGTGCATATACTTCGTTAAAGGCGTTATACGAGGTTAAAAATCCTAAAAAAACTGTTATGGTTTATTTGACTGACAAGGAAGAAATTGGAAGCGAAGAGTCAACAGGGCTAAAAACGACATTACCTGAATATATTGTAGGAAAAATTTTATCAATGACTGAAAAAAATTATAATGACCAGATGTTAAGAGAAACATTGTGGAACTCAAAAGCGTTGTCGTCAGATGTGACAGCAGCTATAAATCCCGTTTTTTCTTCGGTTCATGATTTAGATAATGCGGCGAGATTATCTTATGGAATAGCTTTTGCAAAATATACCGGTGGCGGTGGAAAAGTTGGATCAAATGATGCTGATGCAGAATTTATCCAAGAAGTTAGAAAAGCTTTCGATAAAAATTCTGTAAAATATCAGATTGGAGGCTTTGGTAAAGTGGATGAAGGCGGTGGAGGAACTGTCGCAAAATTTTTAGCATATTACGGAATAAGAACAATAGATGCGGGACCTGCACTTATATCTATGCATTCACTATTTGAAATTTCATCGAAAGCTGATTTATATGAAACGTATAAGGCGTATAAAGTGTTTTTCGGGATATAAAGGAGAATATAGATGAGTTATAAACTAGAGATATACAAAGATAATAAGTTTTATGAAAAAGTCGATTTTAGGGAAAAAGGAGAAAAACTTTTGACTTACAAATGGGAAAATGTCGATAAGGGAAGTTATTTCTTTACAATAAAAAATGAAAATGATGAAACTTACGGAGTAACTTATAGCCATACAGCTCCATTTGCTGAAACTTTTGACGCTGTTGTCGAAAAAGACGTGGTGTCTAAACCGATAACAGGTTTTCAAAAAGGTGTTGATATTTTAGTATTATTTATACCTGAAGAAAAAAAATTTATTTTAAAAAAGATGAAATTTTTTAAGATGAATTTGGATATAACTGAATTCGGTTTAAGTGAGGCAGAAAGTGTAAAAATTGCTACAAATTACGGCGGATGGAGATTGGAAGATGAACCAGTAAGGCAGCTCGATAAGACAAATTATGAAATAGTTCTGGCAATTCCAGAAGGAAGTTACGAATATAAATATTCCATCGATGGAAAGTGGTATCCTGAAGGTGCAAATAAAAAACTGATAATTGGAGAAAATGGAGATTTATTTGCCAAAGGGGATTTGGGCACTGGAAAATTTGTATTTGAAGCAATTGATAAAAATGTGAGTTTAAAAGCAATTGCACATAATTATAAAAGTTTACAGTATTTTAATAAAATTTCTGACAGGGAATATGAATTTAAGCTTAGAACGCAGATGAACGATGTTGAAAGAGTTTATATAAGTATAGTTTTACACGAAGAAGATAATTATGAAATGATTTATGAACTCGAGAGATTTTGCGATAGGACAAATGGATTTGATTACTTTGAAAGAATTATAGATTTTGGGAAAAAAGTTGATAAAATTCGTTATTACTTCATTTTAGAAGATGGTGGGGTAAAAGCTTACTTTAATGGAAAAACATTGGATTACAAAGTTCCAAAAAAAATTGTAGTCGATACAAAATCAGATGACATTCAGATTTTTAGCGTTCCCGACTGGTCTAAAGAAGTTATCTGGTACAATATTTTCCCTGATAGGTTTTACAATAAAAATCATTATAACGATCCCGTTTTCAATGAATTTGGGCCGGAAAAGTTCGTGAAAAATGATCTTCATGAACAAAATTTTATAGAAAAATATAAATGGAAAAGAGTTAATAATCTATACGGAAAATTTGACAGAAATCGTTGGACAGCAGATTTTAAGGATAAAGTTGGCTGGGAAAGAATTGGGGAACAAAATATAGATTATAGCCTAAAATATGCCAGAATGTACGGTGGCGATTTGCAGGGAATAAAAGAAAAAATACCATATTTAAAAGAATTAGGAATAACAGCAATATGGCTAAATCCAGTATTTTTTTCATATCAAAACCATAAATATGGAGCAAATGACTTTAGACATATTTCACCAGATTTTGGGACTATTAAGACAAGTGGAAAAGAGTATGGCGTAAAAATTAATAGAGAAAATAGATTTGGAAATAAATCTTACGTGGATGTGTTAGGTTCCACAGTAAAAAATAACAGTGAATTAGAGCTATTGCAAGTAAAATTGAAAGGGGAAGATAAAGGTAAAAACGGCTATGGCGAAACAGAAGATCCAGCAACTTGGGTTTGGACAGAGTCAGATTTAATAATGGTCGATTTGATAAAAGAATTGCACAAAAACGGTATAAGAGTCATATTTGATGGAGTTTTTAATCATAGTAGTGACAGACACTGGTCATTTAATGTGGTAATGGCACAAGGAGAGAGCTCGAAATACAAAGATTGGTATAAATTTACCGATTTTAGCGAACATATTCCTATAACTGATGATATGACTGACGAACAGGCTTATGAAACTTTAATAAATAACAAGAAAAGAGTAAAATATAACGCTTGGGCAGGATTTAATTCACTTCCGGAGTTTAACACATTTAATCAGGAATATAAAGATTATATCTTTAATATCACGAGAAAATGGATGTATGGTCCAGATGGAATTGAAAATGAAAATTGGATGGAAGATGACGGAATTGACGGTTGGCGATTAGATGTACCAAATTGCTTGGAAAATCAAGGATTTTGGAATGAATGGAGAAAAGTTGTTAAAGAAAGTAAAAAGGATTCTTACATAACAGCAGAATTGTGGGGAAATGCTTCATCTGATATAAACAATGGAAATAAGTTTGACACAGTTATGAACTACGAATGGCTAAAAACTGTAATTGGATTTTTTATAAACCAGAGTACTAAAGGTGGAAATCAATATAAATTAAAAGCACAGGATTTTTTTAACGAACTTCGGGAAAAAAGATCCTGGTATCCGTATCAAGCGCTTCAAGCCAGCCAAAATTTAAACGGTTCACACGATACAGATAGACTTTATTCAAGAATAGTCAATGATGGAATTGGAAGAAATTTGGAAGAAGGAAAGCAACTGGAAAAAGGTTATAACAGCATAAAACCGTGTCTTGCAGGAAACTATCATCCAAATACAACAATTGACTGGAGAAATAGCGAAATTAAACCAAAAGACATTTTAAAATTAATTTCAGTTTTTCAAATGACTTATATCGGAGCTCCTATGCTATTTTACGGCGATGAAGTGGGAATGTGGGGAGCAACTGACCCATATTGCAGAAAACCTATGTTATGGGAAGAATTTATTTATGATGAAGAAAGAAACCCATCGTATGTCAATCAAAATGAAGTTTATTCTCAAGAAGTCGACAATGATTTATTTCAATGGTATAAAAAATTAATAAAAATAAGAAAAGAAAATAGAGTACTTGTTTATGGAAAATTTAAGGAAATAATGGCGGACAATGAAAAGGATGTTATTGTTTACGAAAGAATAAATGATAGTCATTCGATAATTGTCATAATTAATAATTCTTTTAATGAACAGGAAATAGAATTTTCGACTGATTACTTAGATGAAAAATTTTTAAATTTAATAAATGGAAACGCGATTCGTTCGACTAGTAGCGGAAAAATAAAATTAAAGTTAAAACCAAAAGAAGGGAAAATTTTAAAGAAAGGGCATAGATGAAAAAATTAGATGAAAAGATTATAAATTTTAGATTTGCGACAGTTGAAGATGCGGGTAAAATTTTAGAAATTTACAAGCCTTACGTGGAAAATACGACGATAACTTTTGAGTATGATGTACCAGCATTAGAGGAATTTAAAAATAGAATAAAAAACATCTTAACTGACTATCCATACATTGTCTGTGAATATGAAAATAAAATACTAGGTTATGCTTATGCTCATAAAGTTTGGATGAGAGCTGCATATCAGTGGGATGCGGAGCTTTCTGTTTATATAGATAAAAGGTATATGGGCAACGGATTAGGAAAAAAATTATATAAAATATTAATTGAAATTTTAAAATTGCAAAATGTCGTAAATGTGTACGGCTGTGTAACTTATCCAAATGAAAAAAGTGACAGGTTACACGAAAGTTTCGGATTTAAAAGAGTTGGAATTTTTGAAAATGCGGGATACAAATTTGGAAAGTGGATAGGTGTAACTTGGTTTCATAAAGCAATTTCAGAGTACAAAAAAAATCCAGAAAAATTAAAAAAAATATCACAAATCGACAAAGAAAAAATAAAACTGCTTTTTTTAAACAAATAAAAAACGTTTTAGAGAATAAATTTGTGTGATAAATAACTTAAAAATTAGATTAAAGAAGGATATAATTCTTATCTTTGATAGTTAAGATAATAAAAACCTACCTTAGCCCTTTTTTTAGGGATTTAAGGTAGGTATTTTTTGTTAAATTTTTATGTAATATTTTTCATATTTTTTAAAAATTAGATAGATTGAATGATAAAGTACAACAAGAACTTTAAACATTTTAAGAAAATTGGTAGTATCAATATTTGAAGAATTACTATTTAGAAACAAAGTTTGTTAGAAGAATAAATATATTATATCGTTAGATGTGAGAAGATAATTAAAATTATTTTTTAAAATATGAGGATAATATTGTAAAAAAAAGAAAATAAAAAAAGGTAGTTTAAAATATTCATGTCATTGCCTGCATTCTAAAATTTTTGTTGTGAGATAATACATATGTGACAAGAGTGTATAAAAAAAGAAAGGTTTCTGATATAATGTAACTTACCAAAACCACATTAAGGAGAAACCTTTCATATGAGTAGTATATCAGAAATATACCGTGTTCGTCAACGGGCAGTTGAGTATGCGATGGTTTAAAAATTTTAGGGGCAGATTTTTTAATTTCAAATTTTTTAGATTATTTTTGATTACAAGATGTTATTTTGTTTATATTATTTTTTTATTTTTTTACATAAGGGGAAAGGACCGCCATTTCCCCTTATAATCCCCACGTCAGTCTAAGCATTTTTTTGAAGCAAAGCCGAAACTCGCACTAAACGTGCTCAAACAGTCGTCTTTACTCCAAAAAAATCACGACACCTTTTGTATAATAGTAAAATTTAAACCGCCGGAGCATTTTTATGTGCTGACAAAACTGTCTGAGCTTAAGCGAGTTTTTTGGCAGTGCATAAAAATGTCTTGAGCCTTGCCGGGGTGCAGGGGTGCGGCGATGAGCACTTCTGCTTAAAAAAGAAAAAAAATTTTAGTAACTTTCTGGATTGAATGAAAAACTTAAAATAAGATTTTTTATTTACCCCTAACTATTTTACTCTGTCCCGTCTAAAATTTTTAATTGACATTCCTTCTGATTTATGTTAAAATTATTTAATTTATATTAGTAAGAGGTGAAAAATATAAAAAAATATATAACAATACTAATTTTTTCTCTAGCTACTATTAATTTTTCAGCACCTGTTGATGATGCTACTAAAATTTTAGATATTCAACAAAGACAGCTTGAGCAGGAAAGAAGCAGGATGGAGCAGCAAAAAAGTCAAGAAGAATTTGAAAATACTAGATTTAATGATGTTCCAAAAATTGATAAAAATAGCAACTTTGATGATAAAAATTCTAAAAAATTTTTGATAAATGAAATTGATATTGAGGATAAAGACAAACTACTTTCTAAGAAAGAAAAGAAAAACATACTTAAAAAATATGAATATTTGAAAATGGGAAGCAGCGATATTCAAAATATTCTGGTTGAAATTACTAATAAATTAGTTTCTAAAGGGTATATTACAAGTATTGCAACAGTTTCAGATAAAAATGATTTGACTACAGGTACTTTAAATTTAAAAGTTATCGCAGGGAAGATTGAAGATGTCAGACTCAACATTTTCTAATTTATTCTTGATTACAAGATGTTATTTTAGTTAGTATATTTTTTTACATAAGGGGAAAGGACCGCCATTTCCCCTTATAATCCCCACGCTCGTCTAAGCATTTTTTTGAAGCAAAGCCGAAACTCACTTCGTTCAGACAGTCGTCTTTACTCCAAAAAAATCACGACACCTTTTGTATAATAGTAAAATTTAAACCGTCGGAGCATTTTTATGTGCTGACAAAACTGTCTGAGCTTAAGCGAGTTTTTTGGCAGTGCATAAAAATGTCTTGAGCCTTGCCGGGGTGCGGAGGTGCGGCGATGAGCACTTCTGCTTAAAAAAGAAGAAATTATTTTAGTAACTTCGTAAGTTGAATAAAAAACTTAGAAACAGAAGTTTTTATTTACTCCTAAATACTTTACTCCATCCAAACATTAAAAAATTTTGACAATGACTTAATATAGGGGTATACTTTTAATAATAATATTTTTTTTTTAGTAAAAAATAGAAAAATTATTAAAGTAAGAAAAAAGTAGACTAATGTTTCACAAATAGATAAAAATAGCAACTTTGATGAAAAATTTTTTATAAACTAAATGAATGCCTAAGATAAGGAAATAAAATGTGAAAAATAAAGTTTTAAGGAAATCAATTGCATTCTTAATTGATGTTATCAATGAATATGAATAGTTTTGCAGCAAATCTTGAACTAGATCCTAACTCAAGATACAATACAAAACTTGATATGTCACGAAATGGAACTCCAATCGTTAATATTTCTACTCCGAATGGTCGTGGAATAAGTATTAATGAGTTTCTTAACTACAATGTCGGTCATGAAGGGCAAGTGCTTAATAATGCTGATAACATTGGGCGTAGCCATCTTGCCGGGATTATTAATGCTAATCCGAATTTGGCTGCCAACCAGGCTGCAAACTTGATAATCCTTCAGGTAAACGGGTCTAACCGTTCGGATATTGAAGGGTATCTGGAAGCTTTGAGCCGTCAGAAGGTAAATGTCATTTTGAGTAATGAAAATGGTATTTACTTAAATGGTGCAGGAACTATTAATATTAGAAATTTTGTTCCGACTACAGGAAGAGTAAAGCTTCAGAATGGAGACTTCGTAGGAATTGATGTTGAAAAGGGAAGAGTTGTGATAGGCTCAAACGGGTTTGATGCATCGACTACGGATTATGTCAATGTAATTGCAAAAGCTCTTGAATTGCAGGGAAGTCTTGTTGGAAACAAGGTTGATGTAACTCTTGGAGAAAATACAGTTGATAAAAATGGTGCAGTTACTTCAAAACATGGAATAAATTCTGTTGCAATTGACGCAAG
Proteins encoded in this window:
- a CDS encoding GNAT family N-acetyltransferase, which encodes MKKLDEKIINFRFATVEDAGKILEIYKPYVENTTITFEYDVPALEEFKNRIKNILTDYPYIVCEYENKILGYAYAHKVWMRAAYQWDAELSVYIDKRYMGNGLGKKLYKILIEILKLQNVVNVYGCVTYPNEKSDRLHESFGFKRVGIFENAGYKFGKWIGVTWFHKAISEYKKNPEKLKKISQIDKEKIKLLFLNK
- a CDS encoding aminopeptidase, which gives rise to MTKENLWKNYSEGKKSKVFEFAEEYKKYLDLAKTEREFVVVTEKGLKENGFIDINEKEILKAGDKVYFNNRDKNLIAIIIGKEDIKNGINMVVSHLDSPRLDLKPNPIKEVEEFALLNTHYYGGIKKYQWASTPLALHGVIYLKDGTKITLSIGEKEGEAVFCVPDILPHLARKVQGERKASDVIKGEELKLLFGNTPVKDKDVDKKVKQWVLNKLKEKYGIEEDDFFTAELEIVPAGKLKDVGLDKTMVGGYGQDDRICAYTSLKALYEVKNPKKTVMVYLTDKEEIGSEESTGLKTTLPEYIVGKILSMTEKNYNDQMLRETLWNSKALSSDVTAAINPVFSSVHDLDNAARLSYGIAFAKYTGGGGKVGSNDADAEFIQEVRKAFDKNSVKYQIGGFGKVDEGGGGTVAKFLAYYGIRTIDAGPALISMHSLFEISSKADLYETYKAYKVFFGI
- a CDS encoding alpha amylase N-terminal ig-like domain-containing protein yields the protein MSYKLEIYKDNKFYEKVDFREKGEKLLTYKWENVDKGSYFFTIKNENDETYGVTYSHTAPFAETFDAVVEKDVVSKPITGFQKGVDILVLFIPEEKKFILKKMKFFKMNLDITEFGLSEAESVKIATNYGGWRLEDEPVRQLDKTNYEIVLAIPEGSYEYKYSIDGKWYPEGANKKLIIGENGDLFAKGDLGTGKFVFEAIDKNVSLKAIAHNYKSLQYFNKISDREYEFKLRTQMNDVERVYISIVLHEEDNYEMIYELERFCDRTNGFDYFERIIDFGKKVDKIRYYFILEDGGVKAYFNGKTLDYKVPKKIVVDTKSDDIQIFSVPDWSKEVIWYNIFPDRFYNKNHYNDPVFNEFGPEKFVKNDLHEQNFIEKYKWKRVNNLYGKFDRNRWTADFKDKVGWERIGEQNIDYSLKYARMYGGDLQGIKEKIPYLKELGITAIWLNPVFFSYQNHKYGANDFRHISPDFGTIKTSGKEYGVKINRENRFGNKSYVDVLGSTVKNNSELELLQVKLKGEDKGKNGYGETEDPATWVWTESDLIMVDLIKELHKNGIRVIFDGVFNHSSDRHWSFNVVMAQGESSKYKDWYKFTDFSEHIPITDDMTDEQAYETLINNKKRVKYNAWAGFNSLPEFNTFNQEYKDYIFNITRKWMYGPDGIENENWMEDDGIDGWRLDVPNCLENQGFWNEWRKVVKESKKDSYITAELWGNASSDINNGNKFDTVMNYEWLKTVIGFFINQSTKGGNQYKLKAQDFFNELREKRSWYPYQALQASQNLNGSHDTDRLYSRIVNDGIGRNLEEGKQLEKGYNSIKPCLAGNYHPNTTIDWRNSEIKPKDILKLISVFQMTYIGAPMLFYGDEVGMWGATDPYCRKPMLWEEFIYDEERNPSYVNQNEVYSQEVDNDLFQWYKKLIKIRKENRVLVYGKFKEIMADNEKDVIVYERINDSHSIIVIINNSFNEQEIEFSTDYLDEKFLNLINGNAIRSTSSGKIKLKLKPKEGKILKKGHR
- a CDS encoding POTRA domain-containing protein, which translates into the protein MKNIKKYITILIFSLATINFSAPVDDATKILDIQQRQLEQERSRMEQQKSQEEFENTRFNDVPKIDKNSNFDDKNSKKFLINEIDIEDKDKLLSKKEKKNILKKYEYLKMGSSDIQNILVEITNKLVSKGYITSIATVSDKNDLTTGTLNLKVIAGKIEDVRLNIF